One region of Gossypium raimondii isolate GPD5lz chromosome 6, ASM2569854v1, whole genome shotgun sequence genomic DNA includes:
- the LOC105773558 gene encoding myb family transcription factor MPH1 isoform X1, with protein sequence MKRVDVDSCWLKGCCSSSSSLDDSGGISVYSPSPSMMRVMRRCHHKDDNLQLPEISLKSPIVRPYVRSKMPRLRWTPDLHQCFVHAVERLGGEDRATPKMVLQIMDVKGLTISHVKSHLQMYRSTKHEQMIQVTEAATASRRNEKVSELMNCPQNQQFKDQVRPYNLGLGIEGMPSFTIFRQPQWNGNKVSNQLSYRELTNKGSEQRSSTSYIIFKDLLKSCTIPENREKLNVGQHGGADWKCNHQRLVHLGDHSQASDSSILRSLNSKLSQKMSRRGKAEGLNDVSLELTLA encoded by the exons ATGAAGAGAGTTGATGTTGATAGTTGTTGGCTTAAAGGGTGttgttcttcatcttcttccctcGACGACAGCGGTGGAATCAGCGTTTATTCACCGTCACCATCGATGATGAGAGTTATGAGGCGATGCCACCATAAGGACGATAATCTGCAGCTGCCTGAAATAAGCTTGAAATCGCCAATCGTAAGGCCTTATGTTAGATCAAAAATGCCTCGTTTAAGATGGACACCTGATCTTCACCAATGCTTTGTGCATGCAGTTGAACGCTTAGGTGGAGAAGACA GGGCTACCCCAAAGATGGTTTTACAGATAATGGATGTGAAAGGACTAACAATCTCCCATGTTAAGAGCCATCTCCAG ATGTATAGGAGCACCAAGCATGAACAGATGATACAAG TTACAGAAGCAGCTACTGCATCAAGGAGAAACGAGAAGGTATCAGAACTGATGAACTGCCCACAAAATCAACAGTTTAAGGATCAAGTGAGACCCTATAACCTAGGCCTCGGAATTGAAGGGATGCCTTCATTTACCATCTTTCGGCAGCCACAAtg GAATGGAAACAAAGTGAGTAACCAGTTATCATACAGGGAATTAACAAATAAAGGATCCGAGCAAAGATCAAGTACTTCATATATAATCTTCAAGGATTTACTCAAAAGTTGCACCATCCCA GAGAATCGTGAAAAGCTAAACGTGGGACAACATGGTGGTGCAGATTGGAAATGCAATCATCAAAGATTGGTTCACTTAGGGGATCATAGTCAAGCATCTGATAGTTCAATTCTTCGGTCGCTTAACTCAAAACTTTCCCAGAAAATGTCGAGGCGTGGCAAAGCTGAGGGCCTCAATGATGTCTCTTTAGAACTCACTCTTGCTTGA
- the LOC105773558 gene encoding myb family transcription factor MPH1 isoform X2, whose product MKRVDVDSCWLKGCCSSSSSLDDSGGISVYSPSPSMMRVMRRCHHKDDNLQLPEISLKSPIVRPYVRSKMPRLRWTPDLHQCFVHAVERLGGEDRATPKMVLQIMDVKGLTISHVKSHLQMYRSTKHEQMIQEAATASRRNEKVSELMNCPQNQQFKDQVRPYNLGLGIEGMPSFTIFRQPQWNGNKVSNQLSYRELTNKGSEQRSSTSYIIFKDLLKSCTIPENREKLNVGQHGGADWKCNHQRLVHLGDHSQASDSSILRSLNSKLSQKMSRRGKAEGLNDVSLELTLA is encoded by the exons ATGAAGAGAGTTGATGTTGATAGTTGTTGGCTTAAAGGGTGttgttcttcatcttcttccctcGACGACAGCGGTGGAATCAGCGTTTATTCACCGTCACCATCGATGATGAGAGTTATGAGGCGATGCCACCATAAGGACGATAATCTGCAGCTGCCTGAAATAAGCTTGAAATCGCCAATCGTAAGGCCTTATGTTAGATCAAAAATGCCTCGTTTAAGATGGACACCTGATCTTCACCAATGCTTTGTGCATGCAGTTGAACGCTTAGGTGGAGAAGACA GGGCTACCCCAAAGATGGTTTTACAGATAATGGATGTGAAAGGACTAACAATCTCCCATGTTAAGAGCCATCTCCAG ATGTATAGGAGCACCAAGCATGAACAGATGATACAAG AAGCAGCTACTGCATCAAGGAGAAACGAGAAGGTATCAGAACTGATGAACTGCCCACAAAATCAACAGTTTAAGGATCAAGTGAGACCCTATAACCTAGGCCTCGGAATTGAAGGGATGCCTTCATTTACCATCTTTCGGCAGCCACAAtg GAATGGAAACAAAGTGAGTAACCAGTTATCATACAGGGAATTAACAAATAAAGGATCCGAGCAAAGATCAAGTACTTCATATATAATCTTCAAGGATTTACTCAAAAGTTGCACCATCCCA GAGAATCGTGAAAAGCTAAACGTGGGACAACATGGTGGTGCAGATTGGAAATGCAATCATCAAAGATTGGTTCACTTAGGGGATCATAGTCAAGCATCTGATAGTTCAATTCTTCGGTCGCTTAACTCAAAACTTTCCCAGAAAATGTCGAGGCGTGGCAAAGCTGAGGGCCTCAATGATGTCTCTTTAGAACTCACTCTTGCTTGA